The proteins below come from a single Saccharophagus degradans 2-40 genomic window:
- a CDS encoding gluconate 5-dehydrogenase, producing the protein MSTQLFDLTGKVALVTGATHGLGMSMAVGLGKAGATLVINGHSSQEKIDKAVELYKEQGINAYGYRFDVTSENEAEAAVEKIESEVGPIDILVNNAGIIRRIPLLEMPLDEWENVIRTDLTGVFIMTKPVAQRMVKRRQGKIINVCSMMSELGRNSVGAYAAAKGGLKMLTRNMATEWAKHNVQVNGIGPGYFATSQTAPIRVDGNPFNEFIVNRTPAGRWGDPDDLQGTTVFLASNASNFVTGQIVYVDGGILATIGKPSNEE; encoded by the coding sequence ATGAGTACTCAACTATTCGATTTAACCGGCAAGGTTGCCCTTGTAACTGGTGCAACCCACGGGTTGGGCATGTCTATGGCTGTTGGCTTAGGTAAAGCCGGCGCCACGCTGGTTATTAATGGCCATTCCAGCCAAGAAAAAATTGATAAAGCGGTAGAGCTTTATAAAGAACAAGGCATTAACGCATACGGTTACCGCTTTGATGTAACCAGCGAAAACGAAGCGGAAGCCGCCGTAGAAAAAATAGAAAGCGAAGTGGGCCCCATCGATATTCTGGTAAATAATGCCGGTATTATTCGCCGCATCCCCTTGCTAGAAATGCCTCTAGACGAATGGGAAAACGTTATTAGAACCGACTTAACCGGCGTGTTCATTATGACTAAGCCCGTCGCCCAACGCATGGTTAAACGTCGTCAGGGTAAAATTATTAACGTGTGTTCCATGATGAGTGAGCTAGGCCGTAACTCGGTAGGCGCATACGCCGCAGCCAAAGGCGGGTTAAAAATGCTTACGCGTAATATGGCTACCGAATGGGCGAAGCACAATGTGCAGGTAAACGGTATTGGGCCAGGTTATTTTGCAACAAGCCAAACCGCCCCAATTCGCGTGGATGGCAACCCATTTAACGAGTTTATTGTTAACCGTACACCCGCTGGCCGCTGGGGCGACCCCGATGACTTACAAGGCACAACAGTGTTTTTAGCATCTAACGCCAGTAATTTTGTTACCGGCCAAATCGTGTATGTAGATGGCGGTATTCTCGCCACCATTGGCAAACCCTCTAACGAAGAGTAA
- a CDS encoding pectate lyase family protein yields the protein MLRLFVYCLLLAVACGTSSTYAGAVLAFPEADGYGKYTVGGRGGQVYVVTSLEDNVNKPQPGTLRYAVEQEGPRIITFAVSGVIHLQDKLVVRNDFITIAGQTSPKGIALRGEPFIVQASQVIVRYMRFRLGATEKNEDAATGKKERDIIFDHCSFSWSIDEVASFYNNINFTLQYSIIAQSLNQASHVKGNHGYGGIWGGAGASFHHNVIAHNTSRNPRIAGHRLKAPYARHFELTDIINNVVYNWGDNSAYGSEDGRFNFIANYYIAGPATSAKRIFQFYKNSNDEQFGQGYFTANQLIDSNGKNIAPRTEIKGYKKAPKNLTDAIYLAAPVGADQAHFFAANSAYANIHTAEDSYKLLIEKREVGANRAASQPNASALDSVDTGILNDIENRTAKFGNKGIINNELEIIESWDAYSAEFAAAQANTLADKDLDGMPDAWENAQKISNPVGHELDPNYTNIEVYLNSLGQF from the coding sequence ATGCTGCGTTTGTTTGTATATTGTCTTTTATTGGCTGTCGCGTGCGGCACAAGTTCCACCTATGCCGGCGCGGTTTTGGCTTTCCCTGAAGCCGATGGTTACGGTAAGTACACCGTTGGTGGGCGCGGAGGCCAAGTGTATGTAGTTACGTCGCTAGAAGACAATGTAAACAAACCGCAGCCGGGTACTCTGCGCTATGCCGTAGAGCAAGAAGGCCCGCGTATTATTACTTTCGCAGTTTCTGGCGTAATCCACCTACAAGATAAACTCGTAGTGCGTAATGATTTTATAACCATCGCAGGGCAAACATCGCCAAAAGGTATTGCCTTGCGAGGCGAACCTTTTATTGTGCAAGCCTCACAAGTTATTGTGCGTTATATGCGCTTTAGATTAGGCGCTACCGAAAAAAACGAAGATGCAGCCACCGGTAAAAAAGAGCGCGATATTATTTTTGATCACTGTTCGTTTAGTTGGTCCATCGACGAAGTAGCAAGCTTTTACAACAACATTAATTTTACCCTGCAATACTCCATTATTGCGCAAAGCCTTAACCAAGCGAGCCATGTAAAGGGCAACCACGGTTATGGTGGCATTTGGGGCGGCGCTGGGGCTTCGTTTCACCACAATGTTATTGCACATAATACTAGCCGCAACCCACGTATTGCAGGCCACCGGCTTAAAGCACCCTATGCGCGCCACTTTGAACTTACCGACATAATTAATAACGTGGTATACAACTGGGGCGATAACAGCGCCTACGGCAGTGAAGATGGGCGTTTTAATTTTATTGCCAATTATTACATTGCAGGCCCAGCAACAAGTGCTAAACGCATTTTTCAATTTTATAAAAACAGTAACGATGAACAGTTTGGCCAAGGTTACTTTACCGCCAACCAACTCATTGACAGTAATGGTAAAAACATCGCACCACGAACCGAAATAAAGGGCTACAAGAAAGCGCCTAAAAACCTTACTGACGCAATTTATTTGGCTGCGCCCGTTGGTGCAGATCAAGCACACTTCTTTGCAGCAAACAGCGCTTACGCAAACATTCACACAGCCGAAGACAGCTACAAACTATTAATAGAAAAACGAGAAGTAGGCGCCAACCGAGCCGCCAGCCAACCAAACGCTAGCGCGCTGGACAGCGTAGATACAGGCATACTAAACGACATAGAAAACCGCACCGCCAAATTTGGCAATAAAGGCATAATTAATAACGAGCTTGAAATTATTGAAAGCTGGGATGCCTACAGTGCAGAATTCGCTGCGGCGCAAGCGAATACTCTCGCGGATAAAGACTTAGACGGTATGCCTGACGCATGGGAAAACGCACAAAAAATATCAAACCCAGTCGGGCACGAGTTAGACCCTAACTACACAAACATCGAAGTGTACTTAAACAGCCTTGGGCAATTTTAA